The Pocillopora verrucosa isolate sample1 chromosome 2, ASM3666991v2, whole genome shotgun sequence genome has a segment encoding these proteins:
- the LOC131790548 gene encoding tubulin alpha-1D chain — translation MRECISVHVGQAGVQIGNACWELYCLEHGIQPDGQMPSDKTIGGGDDSFNTFFSETGAGKHVPRAVFVDLEPTVVDEVRTGTYRQLFHPEQLITGKEDAANNYARGHYTVGKEMIDLVLDKLRKLADQCTGLQGFLIFHSFGGGTGSGFTSLLMERLSVDYGKKSKLEFSIYPAPQVSTAVVEPYNSILTTHTTLEHSDCAFMVDNEAIYDICRRNLDIERPTYTNLNRLIGQIVSSITASLRFDGALNVDLTEFQTNLVPYPRIHFPLATYAPVISAEKAYHEQLTVAEITNMCFEPANQMVKCDPRHGKYMACCLLFRGDVVPKDVNAAIATIKTKRTIQFVDWCPTGFKVGINYQPPTVVPGGDLAKVQRAVCMLSNTTAIAEAWARLDHKFDLMYAKRAFVHWYVGEGMEEGEFSEAREDLAALEKDYEEVGVESAAGEGEDDEGDEY, via the exons ATG CGTGAGTGTATTTCTGTCCACGTTGGTCAGGCCGGAGTTCAGATCGGTAATGCTTGTTGGGAGTTGTACTGCTTGGAGCATGGAATCCAGCCTGATGGTCAAATGCCCAGTGACAAGACAATCGGTGGAGGAGATGATTCCTTCAACACATTTTTCAGCGAGACTGGAGCAGGAAAACACGTTCCTCGCGCCGTCTTTGTTGATTTGGAACCAACTGTTGTCG aCGAAGTTCGCACTGGCACTTACCGACAGCTGTTTCACCCAGAACAGTTGATCACCGGCAAAGAGGATGCCGCTAATAACTATGCCCGCGGACACTACACTGTTGGCAAAGAAATGATTGATCTCGTTTTAGACAAGCTGAGAAAGTTG GCTGATCAGTGCACCGGCTTGCAAGGTTTCCttattttccattcctttggTGGTGGAACTGGCTCTGGATTCACATCATTGCTCATGGAGCGTCTGTCTGTGGACTATGGCAAGAAATCCAAGCTGGAGTTCTCCATTTACCCAGCTCCGCAGGTCTCTACGGCGGTTGTGGAGCCTTACAACTCCATTCTGACAACTCACACCACTCTGGAGCACTCTGACTGTGCCTTCATGGTGGACAATGAGGCCATCTATGACATTTGCCGTCGTAACCTGGACATTGAGAGACCCACTTACACCAACCTGAACAGACTGATTGGTCAGATTGTGTCGTCCATCACTGCATCACTCCGTTTTGACGGTGCCTTGAATGTGGACTTGACAGAGTTTCAG ACCAACTTGGTACCATACCCTCGTATTCACTTCCCTCTGGCCACTTATGCTCCAGTGATCTCAGCAGAGAAAGCCTATCATGAGCAGTTGACAGTTGCTGAGATCACAAATATGTGCTTTGagccagccaatcagatggtAAAGTGTGACCCACGTCACGGCAAATACATGGCCTGCTGTCTTTTATTCCGTGGTGATGTGGTGCCCAAGGATGTGAATGCGGCCATTGCAACAATCAAGACGAAGAGAACCATTCAGTTTGTAGACTGGTGTCCAACTGGATTCAAG GTTGGAATAAACTACCAGCCTCCCACAGTTGTTCCTGGTGGTGATTTGGCCAAAGTTCAACGCGCTGTATGTATGTTGAGTAACACCACAGCTATTGCCGAGGCCTGGGCCCGTCTGGATCACAAGTTTGATCTGATGTATGCAAAGCGTGCGTTTGTCCACTGGTATGTGGGTGAGGGTATGGAAGAAGGAGAGTTCTCTGAGGCTCGTGAAGATTTGGCAGCATTGGAAAAGGATTATGAAGAGGTTGGAGTGGAATCTGCTGCGGGAGAAGGCGAAGATGATGAAGGGGATGAGTACTAA
- the LOC131790549 gene encoding tubulin alpha-1A chain-like: MRECISVHVGQAGVQIGNACWELYCLEHGIQPDGQMPSDKTIGGGDDSFNTFFSETGAGKHVPRAVFVDLEPTVVDEVRCGTYRQLFHPDQLMTGKEDAANNYARGHYTVGKSIIDQVLDKIRKLADQCTGLQGFLIFHSFGGGTGSGFTSLLMERLSVDYGKKSKLEFSIYPAPQIATAVVEPYNSILTTHTTLEHSDCAFMVDNEAIYDICRRNLDIERPTYTNLNRLIGQIVSSITASLRFDGALNVDLTEFQTNLVPYPRIHFPLATYAPVISAEKAYHEQLSVAEITNACFEPANQMVKCDPRHGKYMACCLLFRGDVVPKDVNAAIATIKTKRTIQFVDWCPTGFKVGINYQPPTAVPGGDLARVQRAVCMLSNTTAIAEAWARLDHKFDLMYAKRAFVHWYVGEGMEEGEFSEAREDLAALEKDYEEVGVDSAEDEGEGEDDEY, encoded by the exons ATG CGCGAGTGTATTTCTGTGCACGTTGGCCAAGCCGGAGTTCAGATTGGTAACGCTTGTTGGGAGTTGTACTGCTTGGAGCATGGAATCCAGCCTGATGGCCAGATGCCCAGCGACAAAACAATCGGTGGAGGAGATGATTCTTTCAACACATTTTTCAGCGAGACCGGAGCAGGAAAACACGTTCCTCGCGCCGTCTTTGTTGATTTGGAACCAACCGTCGTCG ATGAAGTTCGCTGTGGTACCTACAGACAACTTTTTCACCCAGATCAGTTAATGACCGGCAAAGAAGACGCTGCTAACAACTATGCTCGTGGGCACTACACTGTTGGGAAAAGCATTATCGATCAAGTTCTTGATAAGATAAGAAAACTG GCTGATCAGTGCACTGGATTGCAAGGTTTCCTTATCTTCCACTCCTTTGGTGGTGGTACTGGCTCTGGATTCACATCATTGCTTATGGAGCGTCTGTCTGTGGACTATGGCAAGAAATCCAAGCTGGAGTTCTCTATTTACCCTGCACCACAGATTGCCACAGCTGTTGTGGAGCCTTACAACTCCATTCTGACAACTCACACCACTCTAGAGCACTCTGACTGTGCCTTCATGGTGGACAATGAGGCCATCTATGACATTTGCCGTCGTAACCTGGACATTGAGAGACCCACTTACACCAACCTGAACAGACTGATTGGTCAGATTGTGTCGTCCATCACTGCATCGCTCCGTTTTGATGGTGCCTTGAATGTTGACTTGACAGAATTTCAG ACCAACTTGGTGCCATACCCTCGTATTCACTTCCCTCTGGCCACTTATGCTCCAGTGATCTCAGCAGAGAAAGCTTATCATGAACAGTTGAGTGTTGCTGAAATCACCAATGCCTGCTTTgaaccagccaatcagatggTGAAATGTGACCCACGTCATGGTAAATATATGGCCTGCTGTCTTTTATTCCGTGGTGATGTGGTTCCAAAGGATGTGAATGCAGCCATTGCAACAATCAAGACCAAGAGAACCATTCAGTTTGTAGATTGGTGTCCTACTGGATTTAAG GTTGGAATCAATTACCAGCCCCCCACTGCTGTTCCTGGAGGAGATCTGGCCCGAGTTCAACGTGCTGTGTGTATGTTGAGTAACACCACAGCTATTGCTGAGGCCTGGGCCCGTCTGGATCATAAGTTTGATCTGATGTACGCAAAGCGTGCGTTTGTCCACTGGTATGTGGGTGAGGGTATGGAGGAAGGAGAGTTTTCTGAGGCTCGTGAAGATTTGGCGGCATTGGAAAAGGATTATGAAGAGGTTGGAGTGGATTCGGCTGAAGAcgaaggggaaggggaagatGATGAGTATTAA
- the LOC131790579 gene encoding tubulin alpha-1A chain produces the protein MRECISVHVGQAGVQIGNACWELYCLEHGIQPDGQMPSDKTIGGGDDSFNTFFSETGAGKHVPRAVFVDLEPTVVDEVRTGTYRQLFHPEQLITGKEDAANNYARGHYTVGKEMIDLVLDRIRKLADQCTGLQGFLIFHSFGGGTGSGFTSLLMERLSVDYGKKSKLEFSIYPAPQIATAVVEPYNSILTTHTTLEHSDCAFMVDNEAIYDICRRNLDIERPTYTNLNRLIGQIVSSITASLRFDGALNVDLTEFQTNLVPYPRIHFPLATYAPVISAEKAYHEQLSVAEITNACFEPANQMVKCDPRHGKYMACCLLYRGDVVPKDVNAAIATIKTKRTIQFVDWCPTGFKVGINYQPPTVVPGGDLAKVQRAVCMLSNTTAIAEAWARLDHKFDLMYAKRAFVHWYVGEGMEEGEFSEAREDLAALEKDYEEVGVDSVDAEGEEEGEEY, from the exons ATG CGTGAGTGTATTTCTGTCCACGTTGGCCAAGCCGGAGTTCAGATTGGTAATGCTTGTTGGGAGTTGTACTGCTTGGAGCATGGAATTCAGCCTGATGGTCAAATGCCCAGTGACAAGACAATCGGTGGAGGAGATGATTCCTTCAACACATTTTTCAGCGAGACTGGAGCAGGAAAACACGTTCCTCGCGCCGTCTTTGTTGATTTGGAACCAACTGTCGTTG atGAAGTTCGTACTGGCACCTACAGGCAATTGTTCCACCCAGAACAGTTGATCACTGGTAAAGAAGATGCTGCAAATAACTATGCTCGTGGGCACTACACTGTtggaaaagaaatgattgaTCTTGTTCTGGACAGGATCAGGAAATTG GCTGATCAGTGCACTGGATTGCAAGGTTTTCTTATCTTCCACTCTTTTGGTGGTGGTACTGGCTCTGGATTCACATCTTTGCTCATGGAGCGTCTGTCTGTGGACTATGGCAAGAAATCCAAGCTGGAGTTCTCTATTTACCCTGCACCACAGATTGCCACAGCTGTTGTGGAGCCTTACAACTCTATTCTGACAACACACACCACTCTGGAGCACTCTGACTGTGCCTTTATGGTGGACAATGAGGCCATCTATGACATCTGCCGTCGTAACCTGGACATTGAGAGACCCACTTACACCAACCTGAACAGACTGATTGGTCAGATTGTGTCGTCCATTACTGCATCACTCCGTTTTGATGGTGCCTTGAATGTTGACTTGACAGAATTTCAG ACCAACTTGGTGCCATACCCTCGTATTCACTTCCCTCTGGCCACTTATGCTCCAGTGATCTCAGCAGAGAAAGCTTATCATGAACAGTTGAGTGTTGCTGAAATCACCAATGCCTGCTTTgaaccagccaatcagatggTGAAATGTGACCCACGTCATGGTAAATATATGGCCTGTTGTTTGTTGTACCGTGGTGATGTGGTTCCAAAGGATGTGAATGCAGCCATTGCAACAATCAAGACCAAGAGAACCATTCAGTTTGTTGATTGGTGTCCAACTGGATTTAAG GTTGGAATCAACTACCAGCCTCCCACAGTTGTTCCTGGTGGTGACTTGGCCAAAGTACAACGCGCTGTGTGTATGTTAAGTAACACCACAGCTATTGCTGAGGCCTGGGCCCGTCTGGATCACAAGTTTGATCTGATGTATGCAAAGCGTGCATTTGTCCACTGGTATGTGGGTGAGGGTATGGAAGAAGGAGAGTTCTCTGAGGCTCGTGAAGATTTGGCAGCATTGGAAAAGGATTATGAAGAGGTTGGAGTGGATTCAGTTGATGCTGAAGGTGAGGAAGAAGGGGAGGAATATTAG